Genomic window (Sphingomonas sp. S1-29):
GGGCGGCCCGCCAGCCACAGCGCCAGATGGCCGCCAGCCGAATGGCCGACCGCGACGATCCGGCGGGTATCGAGGCGGAAGTGCGCGGCATGAGTCCGCAGCGAATCGGTCGCGGCTGCGACGTCGCGGAACGTCCCCGGATAGCCGCCGCCGGGCAGATCGACCCCGCGATATTCGACGTTCCACACCGCGATCCCGTCACGGCGCAGATCGTCCGAAATCCAGTTCATCAGGCTGCGATCGGCGATGCTGCTGGTCCAGCAGCCGCCATGCACCATGACGACGGTCGGGTGCGGGCCGGTGCCCGCGGGCAGCCAGACATCGACCTTGTGCATCGCGTCGGCACCATAGGCGACCGTCGCATCGGGGGCGGGCTTGGCGCGATCGGTGAGCGCGGGCCAGCGCATCGGGGTGAAGGCGCCGCTCGCGGCGGGCGGCGGGGTGGCGGCGCAGCCGGCGAGCAGCAGCGCGGCGAGGAGGGCGATACGAGGCATTGCCGGTCGTTACGACCTTCCGACGATCTTTAGAAGAACGCGCATTTTACCCCCCTCCCTGGAAGGGAGGGGCTGGGGGTGGGTGGGTTGGTGGCGGGCGGTGCGCTAGCCAACCGCCCGACCCACCCCCGACCCCTCCCTTCCAGGGAGGGGAGGCGATCTTCTTCGAGGCGTCAGCCGCCTACTGCTGGCATCTCGCCAGCGCGGCCCTGGCTTGCTATCGCTTGGCGTAATGGCAACCGACCTGACCGATCCACCCGACCCCTTCGACCTGATCGTGGATGCCCCGTTCGACAGCGCGCTGTCCGAGCGGTATCTGGTCTATGCGATGTCGACGATCACCGCGCGATCGCTGCCCGACGTGCGCGACGGGCTGAAGCCGGTGCATCGGCGGCTGTTATGGGCGATGCGGCTGCTCAAGCTCGATCCCGCCAGCGGCTATAAGAAATGCGCGCGCGTCGTTGGCGACGTCATCGGCAAATATCATCCGCATGGGGATCAGTCGGTTTACGATGCTATGGTCCGGCTCGCGCAGACCTTTGCGCTGCGCTATCCGCTGGTCGACGGGCAGGGGAATTTCGGCAATATCGACGGCGATAACGCTGCCGCCTATCGCTATACCGAGGCGCGGCTGACGCAGGTTGCGATCGACCTGATGGCCGGGCTCGACGAGGATGCGGTCGATTATCGCCCGACCTATAAT
Coding sequences:
- a CDS encoding alpha/beta hydrolase → MPRIALLAALLLAGCAATPPPAASGAFTPMRWPALTDRAKPAPDATVAYGADAMHKVDVWLPAGTGPHPTVVMVHGGCWTSSIADRSLMNWISDDLRRDGIAVWNVEYRGVDLPGGGYPGTFRDVAAATDSLRTHAAHFRLDTRRIVAVGHSAGGHLALWLAGRPKLPTGSALRTADPPPIAHVVSLGGLPDLEATAAATDNGCGTEVVGKLVGPSPTERRDVYADTSVPRLLPIGVPHTQIVGREDRIIPIRLPQGFDAAARAAGDNATLTIVPGTGHVELIAPETAAWGQAKRAIRKALKP